The following are encoded together in the Plasmodium malariae genome assembly, chromosome: 1 genome:
- the PmUG01_01014800 gene encoding conserved Plasmodium protein, unknown function, which translates to MLIVKRNFSRFINNNTTKKSVRKNFHKNLTQNKYTSNDNIANQQNDNKVAKVGGGLLNTFYESFIYGCGFFLSNRLLDQIFGPRSYDTFNNNTDNYANENANSYVNDNMNSYPNENLNNSDPTINDNDFQQDIGLDDDTFEF; encoded by the coding sequence ATGTTAATTGTTAAAAGGAATTTCTCAAgatttataaataacaatacaacaaaaaaaagcgtaagaaaaaattttcataaaaatttaacgcagaataaatatacatcAAATGACAACATTGCGAATCaacaaaatgataataagGTAGCAAAAGTAGGTGGTGGGTTACTCAATACCTTCTATGAAAGTTTTATATATGGTTGtggattttttttaagtaacaGATTATTAGATCAAATATTCGGACCGCGCTCATACGATAcctttaataataatacggATAATTACGCAAATGAAAATGCAAACAGTTATGTTAATGACAATATGAATAGCTACCCCAATGAAAATCTTAATAACAGTGACCCAACaattaatgataatgattTTCAACAGGACATAGGTCTTGATGATGATACATTTGAGTTCTga
- the PmUG01_01014900 gene encoding conserved Plasmodium protein, unknown function — protein MINFFSSSHKKCSIKGSSYIRNCVIQKYMFSSKQIPMIYVKRLDEIKQMVRYIENIYSDCKNEKTDLFVKYFGSYKVAAFLHSDNNFEKIYNEWNTYHFYPKQNIKAEKKTTNEVGMRTNFSNNYEYLNSVFKLCSDEDGNKNIMKKNIIGIYIPAHRSTHSVDVNYFYIFKSLKDVMKGKFFYELYFILPNCVFLFSFIEIFKELIYYEKVVECIKKEKEETKIQKKQKNKKKDVSILRKKTKNNLLIKIYRYKKNALKKELKGELEKIFFHKKYTKIMYEDSFELSSFLYHFLKINSINFIDLHHLYQYIIALYELKILKLNIYTSIPILFPSIYNSTLDYACMEVPNSEHKFKEEKESLYLCTDGKRIDLCSKESRTNVCKDEMHIDLCSHMKQIDLLEKDNECTSSEKRTLQNDDLSERNLFKSKKRKIISVYNSSDDSNNEVLNFEKQLIHILYIFPCAHKLLIKYKDLEGYNICYKMNEIIKKYNSLNIFKYNHSNKKSARKCFNNYTQKREVVEYSNFNENMYNNVSSSFINSLCSKVNINEEIIYNHQLIIGKKIYAYIYERNKCAKNIVFRFNLNSKNITFRNILSFKDSLTHNEINKKKHKYKYLLKEINNNLFSNNSKVLFNRNKKIYNYKNNILVGLLYDKETNFHYFDDKNIGDVVLCTICDISQCGKYLYLQRFDTKNLIFHFRKEKYINIEKNYDYDDITKVDEDILKEIA, from the coding sequence atgattaatttttttagctcatcacataaaaaatgttcaatAAAGGGGAGTAGTTACATTCGTAATTGTGTTATACAAAAGTACATGTTCAGCTCAAAACAGATACCCATGATATATGTTAAAAGATTAGATGAAATTAAACAAATGGTAcgttatattgaaaatatctATTCAGATTGtaagaatgaaaaaactGACCTTTTCGTGAAATATTTCGGAAGTTATAAAGTAGCTGCTTTTTTGCATTCAGATAATAactttgaaaaaatttataacgAATGGAATACATACCATTTTTACCctaagcaaaatataaaagcgGAAAAGAAGACAACAAACGAGGTAGGTATGCGTACAAACTTtagtaataattatgaatacCTTAATTCTGTTTTTAAGTTGTGTTCTGATGAAGATGGAAACaagaatattatgaaaaagaatataataggCATTTACATTCCTGCACATAGAAGTACACATTCTGTAgatgtaaattatttttatatttttaaaagtttgaAAGACGTAATGAAGGGTAAATTCTTTTATGAGTTATACTTTATATTACCAAATTgtgttttcttattttcttttattgaaatttttaaggaattaatttattatgaaaaagttgtagaatgcataaaaaaggaaaaggaagaaacaaaaatacagaaaaaacaaaaaaataaaaaaaaagatgtatCAATTTTACggaaaaaaactaaaaataatttattaataaaaatatacagatataaaaaaaatgcattaaaAAAGGAGCTTAAAGGAGAACtggaaaaaatttttttccacaaaaaatacacaaaaataaTGTACGAAGATTCCTTCGAATTgtcatcatttttatatcattttttaaaaattaattcgaTAAATTTTATAGATTTACATCATTTGTACCAATATATAATAGCTTTATATGAactgaaaattttaaaactcAACATATATACGTCAATTCCTATTTTGTTTCCAAGCATTTATAATAGTACATTGGATTATGCATGTATGGAGGTACCAAATAGTGAACATAAATTTAAGGAGGAAAAAgaatcattatatttatgtactgATGGGAAGCGTATAGATCTATGTAGTAAGGAGAGCCGTACAAACGTATGCAAAGATGAGATGCATATAGACTTATGTAGCCATATGAAACAAATTGACTTATTGGAAAAAGACAACGAATGCACTAGTTCAGAAAAGCGAACACTACAGAATGATGACCTTTCAGAGAGAAACCTTTTTAAAtctaagaaaagaaaaattatatcagTATATAACAGCAGCGATGATAGTAACAATGAggttttaaattttgaaaagcagttaatacatattttatatatatttccgtgtgcacataaattattaattaaatataaagactTGGAAGGGTATAATATCTGCTATAAAATGaacgaaataataaaaaaatacaactcattaaatatttttaaatataaccaTTCAAATAAGAAGAGTGCAAGAAAATGCTTTAATAATTACACACAAAAAAGAGAGGTAGTTGAATACtcaaattttaatgaaaatatgtataataacgTTAGTAGTTCGTTTATCAACTCGTTATGTAGCaaagtaaatattaatgaagaaataatatataaccaTCAATTAATCatagggaaaaaaatatatgcatatatttatgaaagaAATAAGTGTgctaaaaatatagtattccgctttaatttaaattcaaAGAATATAACATTCAGAAATATACTATCTTTTAAAGATAGTTTGACAcataatgaaattaataagaagaaacataaatataagtatttattaaaagaaataaataacaacCTTTTTTCAAACAATTCAAAAGTACTATTTAACAggaataagaaaatatataattataaaaataatatattagttGGATTGTTATATGATAAGGAAactaattttcattattttgatgataaaaatataggtGATGTAGTTTTATGTACAATATGTGACATTTCGCAGTGCggaaaatatttgtatttacaAAGATTTGacacaaaaaatttaatttttcattttcgaaaggaaaaatatattaatatagaaaaaaattatgattatgACGATATTACTAAGGTAGACGAGGATATATTGAAAGAAATtgcataa
- the PmUG01_01015000 gene encoding erythrocyte membrane-associated antigen, putative has translation MILRKPQKILPSNRYMYIFSLINVLKAATAIIKPNYYCTCFYNSVFLPHLTKKANILSLRNRPNKKNYNAFICKYSKKYKMSNKFSNSISMNANNENEKILNENNVTQFNKNSNDVKNYNRGFSQFRNSVFSKQYTHNNNSSNNNNNSSNNNNNSSNNNNNNSGNSNNISSNKSKNKMTSSYISSNSNYVNNNNVSGSISTKYTNNSPQHSGYFSRESGKKSNEESHSFSETKLNVNTSANYTDYNIKDSKNYSMNIQHNHNGNSNNNNNNNPYMNDNDVNINNFKMNNFNKEHMLLKNAKDKNMCSNNVSARSGSNMNTTNAVNGIYQENSMKNFNYKSNVNEKRLNMEGISNNNNITKGNERFSYLNDNYPSNMKSKMKNAFSSNKKNMSSYNTNLNNAASHQYSKNLENVKYMQKNYKGEISEDIMNNSSNNNNNSSSNNNNMNNCDLNKKFGMFGDPSMNNVDMNNMANADDSMGYNDKANSEAITTNNPSSNTHRSNSSMRTHKLNSLIKNEESKRSENFENAHHDKDYMYEKTNNLRGMMDNSPVYNNRNRNKMISNNYNAMNTMSGMFGPVKSGSRMNNVNSINNLSSVDYGNKMIGEHEKGANSGMNKNTRNISYENKTNNYNNDMNKLKSYEAKKNDYYGNYASSSSLKNMNIVNSVSNASGVLNKMDDSYNGNNINRQSSLNSGTSSPNLDADAFSFYDFNDFLNYMYKDENILTLFYIRKNYLKAESREEFVNEDDKIKYSIIWTFANDEKIAVSGTHNTKKLSKKVCVKKILLKLKNISLLELDQMTKWMINSLNVILKVEHKNMENKLNTNNNIYCSNIEWKVNNKMYQSTGVHAHEKIAEIIATQKLYMLLYDIKDQLIKETEYMKMVEEKKGGGNMHVNTNKMYENNNNNNNNVFEKMMGNMGGKYDHLKGQGANRNFGDNMLYKNSSSIGSGNHYNNAIYRANDKTSLNADNPMLQPGVATLYGRTMNNSIDMSNVINNAGNMNFANSGSSNNNNIIMSNMNDKMGAGDSMNGLNNAGVGTAGISDPSELITYSLTKQDASSIQMLRNNIASRYKIHQTENFEQVYNLYKCTLEWEWKNGKVTCKSKSVGYGSTKSLAKCEAAYDMLVKNNLIEYVSSTDRKNAQYIRDLISKDLTKALNLAVQFIIQYSSSAWSIFLIFLLRELLIDGNYDNINRLLNTLVEVSKEGRIEVDNINKLNNTNSSSTNNMNNYTNNMCNANNYNGEISKGMYNNAGEEVYTNSSSNLFFCNPYIQNKCDNSNYVHKLVSIDLWEKLIDECVVVLNDKLCFHCITLLQEVELDYSIFISKSAHDYYKKYRIMLALELQANLAQSIQEKRDFEYLHENKSLLLKMKSITLPILSFTCTLTTEEKEWMKSTQMREDDIVLLKPCDQLLKDEDAWSNSLIGSITSTKSDNTSYNINVRIFSAENTKKANVKYTKYKLYLLLNIVTHERMLQALRSITFIGSVPTQYQSPYVFTPEIRFLILHTYNKHGKFIAQNGKLNEEIADYEKIKMDFHNNESLKNPHDDILREYSREAKNPYEDLLNEALNKQIGNTHVDEIDQYLIESINLPTNLPLNDSQKLACLSALTRRLTLVQGPPGTGKTHVACAIIDSWHRQNSNKKILAVADSNVAANNLVEGLKKRNIQAVRVGAGSDSDFHEEAIMEFHRYKDLLKLRKNNMQKEAKVMKALLFLEAVKKYNVVIATCVGSGHEIFDNEKFERVIIDECAQSIEPSNLIPLGHYCNNLVLIGDHKQLPPTIISPDAIKLGLDKSLLERFVMAKIAPVHLLTTQRRMHLSICTFPNFHFYDNKLKTANVTEENRPIIKGFLWPNPKCRLAFIDVSLGKPGSKFENAYGTSKFNLYEIEPLISVLKSIINEGCVSVDEIGILTAYDAQKMKLKKAVQESFPYEAAHRIEIDSIDGFQGKEKDLILFSAVRSNANNELGFLRDARRLNVMLTRAKRGVILFGDQYTLANDEANWLPWLKWITSKRAVVHITKLNEHLENADYSLLDKLNKINKAVNLKNVTVSDNYYFYGNDTGFSNDYSDPNYNQIDDNNFNSSLNDAKEEVEQVEEIVENWEDLL, from the coding sequence atgattttaagaaaaccccaaaaaatattaccatCAAACCgatacatgtatattttttcattaattaacGTATTGAAAGCAGCAACTGCTATAATTAAACCCAACTATTATTGTACGTGTTTTTACAACTCAGTTTTTCTACCacatttaacaaaaaaagcTAATATATTAAGTTTGCGTAACAGGCCTAACAAGAAGAATTATAATgcttttatatgtaaatattctaaaaaatataaaatgagtaataaattttcaaattcGATAAGTATGAATGcgaataatgaaaatgaaaaaattttaaatgaaaacaatGTTACtcaatttaacaaaaatagcAATGATGTAAAGAATTATAATAGGGGGTTTAGCCAATTTAGAAATTCTGTATTTAGTAAACAGTACACTCACAATAACAATAGcagcaataacaataataatagcagcaataacaataataatagcagcaataacaataataataacagtggtaatagtaataatatcagcagtaacaaaagtaaaaacaaGATGACCAGCAGTTACATTAGTAGTAACAGCAATTACgtaaataacaataacgTTAGTGGAAGTATTAgtacaaaatatacaaataatagtCCTCAGCATTCGGGTTATTTTAGCAGGGAAagtggaaaaaaaagtaatgagGAGAGTCACTCCTTTAGTGAAACGAAATTGAATGTAAATACGAGTGCAAATTATACAGATTACAACATTAAAgatagtaaaaattattccatGAATATCCAGCATAATCATAATGgcaatagcaataataataataataataatccaTATATGAATGATAACGacgtaaatattaataatttcaaaatgaataattttaataaagaacACATGCTTCTAAAAAATGcaaaggataaaaatatgtgCAGCAATAATGTAAGTGCAAGAAGTGGTAGTAATATGAATACAACTAACGCTGTTAATGGAATTTATCAAGAAAATTCGATGAAAAACTTTAATTACAAAAGTaatgtaaatgaaaaaaggttAAACATGGAAGgaataagtaataataataatattacaaaggGTAATGAGCGATTTAGTTATCTGAATGATAATTATCCAAGTAACATGAAAtctaaaatgaaaaatgcttttagttcaaataaaaaaaatatgtcttCATATAACACCAATTTAAACAATGCTGCAAGCCATCAATATAGCAAAAACTtggaaaatgtaaaatatatgcagaaaaattataaagggGAAATATCAGAAGATATCAtgaataatagtagtaataataacaataatagcagtagtaacaataataatatgaataactgcgatttaaataaaaaatttggaaTGTTTGGAGATCCCAGTATGAACAACGTTGACATGAATAATATGGCAAATGCAGACGATTCCATGGGTTATAATGATAAAGCAAACAGTGAAGCAATTACCACGAATAACCCTAGTAGCAACACTCACAGAAGTAACAGTAGTATGAGGACTCATAAGCTAAATAGtttgataaaaaatgaagaatctAAGAGAAGTGAAAATTTTGAGAATGCCCATCATGACAAAGACTATATGTATGAAAAGACGAATAATTTAAGAGGCATGATGGATAACTCGCCTgtgtataataatagaaatcgAAATAAGATGATATCCAATAATTATAACGCTATGAACACAATGAGCGGCATGTTCGGTCCAGTAAAAAGTGGGAGTCGCATGAACAACGTGAACAGTATAAACAACTTGAGTAGCGTGGATTatggaaataaaatgataggCGAACACGAAAAAGGAGCAAACAGTGGAATGAATAAGAATACAAGAAACATTTCCtatgaaaacaaaacaaacaATTACAATAACGATATGAACAAATTGAAGAGTTACGAAGCTAAGAAGAATGACTACTACGGGAATTATGCATCTTCGAgtagtttaaaaaatatgaatatcgTGAACAGTGTAAGTAATGCAAGTGGGGTGCTAAACAAAATGGATGATTCATATAAcggaaataatataaacagaCAAAGTTCTTTGAATTCGGGAACATCGTCCCCTAACTTGGATGCAGatgcattttctttttatgattttaacgattttttaaattatatgtataaggatgaaaatatattaacgcttttttatataagaaagaattatttaaaagcTGAATCACGCGAAGAGTTTGTAAATGAAGatgacaaaataaaatactcaATCATTTGGACGTTTGCAAATGATGAAAAGATAGCTGTTTCTGGAACacataatacaaaaaagttaagtaaaaaagtgtgtgtgaaaaaaattttattaaaattaaaaaatatatcccTTTTAGAGTTAGATCAAATGACAAAATGGATGATAAATAGcttaaatgttattttaaaagttgaacataaaaatatggaaaacaaattaaatactAACAACAATATTTATTGTAGTAATATAGAATGGaaagttaataataaaatgtatcaATCTACGGGAGTCCATGCTCATGAAAAAATAGCTGAAATTATTGCTACGCAAAAGTTGTATATGcttttatatgatataaaagaTCAATTAATAAAGGAAACAGAATACATGAAAATGGtcgaagaaaaaaaagggggagGAAACATGCATGTAAATACGAATAAAATGtacgaaaataataataataataataataacgtGTTTGAAAAAATGATGGGTAACATGGGTGGAAAATATGATCATTTGAAAGGTCAAGGTGCAAACAGAAATTTTGGAGACAacatgttatataaaaattcaagTAGTATTGGCAGTGGTAACCATTATAATAATGCCATTTACCGTGCGAATGATAAAACTTCTCTTAATGCTGATAACCCGATGTTACAACCGGGAGTAGCCACATTATACGGAAGAACCATGAATAATAGCATAGACATGAGTAACGTTATTAACAATGCAGGTAATATGAACTTTGCTAATAGTGgaagtagtaataataataatatcattatgTCAAATATGAACGATAAAATGGGTGCAGGGGATAGTATGAATGGTTTAAACAATGCAGGAGTCGGAACAGCAGGAATTTCAGATCCCTCAGAACTTATCACGTACAGCTTAACAAAACAAGACGCGAGCAGTATACAGAtgttaagaaataatattgcATCTAGATATAAAATTCATCAAACAGAGAATTTTGAAcaagtatataatttatataaatgtacattagAATGGGAAtggaaaaatggaaaagtaACTTGTAAATCCAAAAGTGTTGGATATGGAAGTACAAAAAGTTTAGCGAAATGTGAGGCTGCATATGACAtgttagtaaaaaataatttaatagaaTATGTTTCTTCAACTGATAGAAAAAATGCTCAATATATTAGAGACTTAATATCAAAAGATTTAACCAAAGCATTGAACTTAGCAGTTCAGTTTATTATTCAATATAGTAGTAGTGCATGGtctatatttctaatatttttattaagggaattattaatagatggcaattatgataatataaatagattGTTAAATACACTTGTAGAGGTCAGTAAAGAGGGGAGGATTGAAGTAGACAATATTAATAAGTTAAATAACACGAATTCTAGTTCAactaataatatgaacaattaTACAAACAATATGTGTAAtgcaaataattataacgGAGAAATATCGAAAGGTATGTACAATAATGCTGGAGAGGAAGTATATACGAACAGTTCAAGTAACTTGTTCTTTTGTAATCcgtatattcaaaataaatgtgATAATAGCAATTATGTGCATAAACTAGTTTCCATAGATTTATgggaaaaattaatagatGAATGTGTAGTAGTTTTGAATGACAAACTGTGTTTCCATTGTATTACTTTACTACAAGAAGTGGAATTAgattattccatttttatatcaaaaaGTGCACatgattattataaaaaatatcgaATTATGTTAGCTCTAGAATTACAAGCCAATTTAGCACAAAGTATTCAAGAAAAAAGggattttgaatatttacaTGAAAACAAATCTTTAttgttaaaaatgaaaagtatcACATTACCCATATTATCATTCACATGTACTCTAACGacagaagaaaaagaatggATGAAATCCACCCAAATGAGAGAAGAtgatattgttttattaaaaccATGTGATCAATTATTAAAAGATGAAGATGCATGGTCTAATAGCTTAATAGGAAGTATTACAAGCACAAAAAGTGATAATACaagttataatattaatgtaagaattttttctgctgaaaatactaaaaaagccaatgtaaaatatactaaatataaattatatttattattaaatatagttACACATGAAAGAATGTTACAAGCTTTAAGATCAATTACTTTTATAGGCTCTGTGCCAACACAATATCAATCCCCTTATGTATTCACACCTGAAATACGTTTCTTAATactacatacatataataaacatgGAAAATTTATTGCACAAAATGGGAAATTGAATGAAGAAATAGCagattatgaaaaaattaaaatggattttcataataatgaatctttaaaaaatccACATGATGATATATTAAGAGAGTACAGCAGAGAAGCAAAAAACCCGTATGAAGATTTACTTAATGAAGctttaaataaacaaattggAAATACACATGTAGACGAAATTGATCAATATTTAATTGAAAGTATTAACTTACCAACAAATTTGCCCCTTAATGATTCTCAAAAATTAGCTTGCCTAAGTGCGTTAACAAGGAGACTTACCCTTGTACAAGGTCCACCAGGTACAGGTAAAACACATGTTGCTTGTGCTATTATAGACAGTTGGCATAGACAGAatagcaataaaaaaattttagccGTCGCAGATTCTAATGTTGCAGCAAATAACTTAGTTGaaggattaaaaaaaagaaatattcaaGCTGTTCGAGTAGGGGCAGGAAGTGATAGCGATTTCCATGAAGAAGCTATTATGGAATTTCACCGTTATAaagatttattaaaattaagaaaaaataatatgcagAAAGAAGCGAAAGTTATGAAAGCTCTTTTATTTCTTGAAGCtgttaagaaatataatgtaGTTATAGCTACGTGTGTTGGTTCAGGACATGAAATTtttgataatgaaaaatttgaaaGAGTTATTATTGATGAATGTGCTCAATCAATTGAACCTTCGAATCTTATACCTTTAGGTCATTATTGTAATAATCTAGTTCTAATTGGAGATCATAAACAGTTACCTCCAACTATTATCTCACCTGATGCTATTAAATTAGGTTTAGATAAATCCCTACTAGAAAGGTTTGTTATGGCCAAAATTGCACCTGTTCATTTGTTAACCACACAAAGGCGTATGCATTTAAGTATTTGTACATTTccaaattttcatttttatgataataaattaaaaactgCAAATGTTACCGAAGAAAATAGACCTATTATTAAAGGTTTTTTATGGCCTAACCCAAAGTGTAGATTAGCATTTATAGATGTATCTTTAGGAAAACCAGGTAGTAAATTTGAAAATGCATATGGTACatcaaaatttaatttatatgaaattgaACCCTTGATATCGGTTCTAAAATCAATTATTAATGAAGGTTGTGTATCAGTTGATGAAATAGGTATATTAACTGCTTATGATGCACAAAagatgaaattaaaaaaagcgGTTCAAGAATCCTTTCCATATGAAGCTGCTCACCGAATAGAAATTGATTCTATTGATGGTTTTCAAGGAAAGGAAAAggatttaattttattttcagcTGTTAGATCAAATGCAAATAACGAATTAGGATTCTTAAGAGATGCTAGAAGATTAAATGTTATGTTAACAAGAGCAAAAAGAGGAGTTATATTATTTGGTGATCAGTATACATTAGCAAATGATGAAGCTAATTGGTTACCTTGGCTTAAGTGGATAACATCTAAAAGAGCTGTTGTTCATATAACTAAATTAAACGAGCATTTAGAAAATGCTGACTATTCCTTATTAGATaaactaaataaaataaataaagctGTTAACCTTAAAAATGTTACTGTTTCTGATAATTACTATTTCTATGGAAATGATACAGGATTCTCAAATGATTATAGTGACCCCAACTATAACCAAAtagatgataataattttaattcgAGCTTAAACGATGCCAAGGAGGAAGTAGAGCAGGTGGAGGAAATTGTAGAAAATTGGGAAGACTTGCTTTAA